The following coding sequences are from one Saccharomyces eubayanus strain FM1318 chromosome VII, whole genome shotgun sequence window:
- the PET54 gene encoding Pet54p has translation MKGSSKAIKLVLEHLQSTGRVLGTVETKTSAGINEKSAFSDGHQQVQVKKPLILQYRSYNPYLVKEDFVSILPENQYKNRGQFTNGLDFQLIKVRDPKYFQFKDQYYLLFNDHNSLVEYANLTRLSRINKVRVRMTPLMQPLPNLMTKFQRYSQNLHNAFQSSEKYFEGLTEKIEPKDMIDVTQLWRVLDSVREMERKSVLVWNLPTELQSFNILNYFWFYNIRSNFKIFWDDEMKRNLQFISFENSNDAYRFKRNYHGLLAKELLNPPKKEESTLETDSVIDDSKLLIEHLNE, from the coding sequence ATGAAGGGCTCTAGTAAAGCTATTAAGCTGGTGCTGGAACACTTGCAATCGACAGGAAGAGTACTTGGAACTGTGGAAACGAAAACTTCTGCTGGAATAAACGAAAAATCAGCTTTTAGTGATGGTCATCAGCAAGTGCAGGTGAAGAAACCTTTGATCTTACAGTATAGAAGCTACAACCCATATTTGGTCAAGGAAGACTTTGTGTCAATTTTGCCGGAGAATCAATACAAAAACCGCGGCCAATTTACCAATGGGCTCGACTTTCAACTAATCAAGGTGAGGGACCctaaatattttcaattcaaaGATCAGTACTACTTGTTGTTTAATGATCATAATTCGCTGGTCGAGTACGCCAATCTGACGAGACTCTCGCGAATAAACAAAGTTAGGGTGAGAATGACACCATTGATGCAGCCCTTACCCAATTTGATGACAAAGTTCCAAAGATATTCACAAAATCTACATAACGCATTCCAGTCGTCTgagaaatattttgaaggATTGACCGAGAAAATTGAGCCAAAGGATATGATAGACGTGACCCAACTATGGCGCGTTCTTGATTCAGTACGTGAGATGGAACGTAAATCCGTGTTAGTGTGGAACTTACCCACTGAACTACAGTCGTTTAATATATTAAACTACTTCTGGTTTTACAATATAAGATCAAACTTCAAGATATTCTGGGATGACGAGATGAAGAGAAATCTCCAGtttatatcttttgaaaactcaAACGATGCGTACCGCtttaaaagaaactatCATGGTTTGTTAGCAAAGGAGTTACTAAACCCGCCGAAAAAGGAGGAAAGCACACTCGAGACGGACTCTGTTATAGACGATTCCAAACTATTAATCGAGCATCTAAACGAATGA
- the MRPL9 gene encoding mitochondrial 54S ribosomal protein uL3m, with protein MESRTNIVMSKFLQGQIFNISKIYVRHSSTRPFLVAPSIAKSITTEAPPINHSPELAHTRKWLPERCGLITRKKGMMPYFDQSTGERTAATILEVNNVEVLMHRTPDANGYFACQVGFGSKHLSKVTRQMLGHFASKVVNPKELVSEFRVKNDNGLLPPGTLLKPSFFKEGQYVDVRSVSKGKGFTGVMKRYGFKGLRASHGTSIMHRHGGSYGQNQDPGRVLPGRKMPGHMGNDNVTIQNVKILKVDDANNVIWVKGSVAGPKNTFVKIQDAIKKT; from the coding sequence ATGGAAAGTAGAACAAATATAGTCATGTCGAAGTTCTTACAAGGGcaaatatttaatatatCGAAAATTTATGTCAGACACTCTTCTACTAGGCCCTTTCTGGTGGCTCCCAGTATAGCCAAAAGTATAACGACTGAAGCTCCGCCAATCAATCACTCACCTGAACTAGCGCATACGAGGAAATGGCTACCAGAAAGATGCGGTTTGATTACCCGTAAGAAGGGGATGATGCCCTATTTCGATCAATCTACGGGTGAGAGAACTGCCGCAACCATATTAGAAGTTAATAATGTTGAAGTTTTAATGCATAGAACTCCAGATGCCAATGGGTATTTTGCATGCCAGGTTGGATTTGGCTCCAAGCATCTGTCCAAAGTCACAAGACAAATGCTGGGACATTTTGCTTCCAAAGTTGTCAATCCTAAAGAACTTGTTTCAGAATTCAGAGTGAAAAATGACAACGGATTGCTACCACCTGGCACTTTATTGAAGccatcttttttcaaggaaGGGCAGTACGTCGATGTCAGATCAGTCAGCAAAGGTAAGGGGTTTACAGGTGTGATGAAGAGATATGGATTTAAGGGTCTGAGAGCATCTCATGGTACATCTATCATGCATAGACATGGTGGTTCTTATGGTCAAAATCAAGATCCAGGAAGAGTGCTACCGGGTAGGAAAATGCCCGGCCATATGGGTAATGATAACGTGACGATCCAGAATgttaaaattttgaaagttgATGATGCAAATAACGTTATTTGGGTTAAAGGTTCTGTAGCGGGGCCTAAGAACACTTTCGTCAAGATTCAAGATgcaatcaaaaaaacctAA
- the CRM1 gene encoding exportin CRM1, whose product MEGILNFSNELDITLLDQVVTTFYQGSGVQQKQAQEILTKFQDNPDAWQKADQILQFSTNPQSKFIALSILDKLITRKWKLLPNDHRIGIRNFVVGMIISMCQDDEAFKTQKNLINKSDLTLVQILKQEWPQNWPEFIPELIGSSSSSVNVCENNMIILKLLSEEVFDFSAEQMTQAKALHLKNSMSKEFEQIFKLCFQVLEQGSSTSLIVATLESLLRYLHWIPYRYIYETNILELLSTKFMTSSDTRAITLKCLTEVSNLKIPQDNDLIKRQTVLFFQNTLQQIATNVMPVTADLKATYATANGNDQSFLQDLAMFLTTFLARNRVLLEXDESLRELLLNAHQYLIQLSKIEERELFKTTLDYWHNLVADLFYEVQRLPATEMSPLIQLSVGSQAISTGSGALNPEYMKRFPLKKHIYEEICSQLRLVIIENMVRPEEVLVVENDEGEIVREFVKESDTIQLYKSEREVLVYLTHLNVIDTEEIMINKLARQIDGSEWSWHNINTLSWAIGSISGTMSEDTEKRFVVTVIKDLLDLTVKKRGKDNKAVVASDIMYVVGQYPRFLKAHWNFLRTVILKLFEFMHETHEGVQDMACDTFIKIVQKCKYHFVIQQPRESEPFIQTIISDIQKTTADLQPQQVHTFYKACGIIISEERNVAERNRLLSDLMQLPNMAWDTIVEQSTANPALLLDSETVKIIANIIKTNVAVCSSMGADFYPQLGHIYYNMLQLYRAVSSMISSQVASDGLIATKTPKVRGLRTIKKEILKLVETYISKARNLDDVVKVLVEPLLNAVLEDYMNNVPDARDAEVLNCMTTVVEKVGHMIPQGVILILQSVFECTLDMINKDFTEYPEHRVEFYKLLKVINEKSFTAFLELPPAAFKLFVDAICWAFKHNNRDVEVNGLQIALDLVKNIERMGAVPFANEFYKNYFFVFVSETFFVLTDSDHKSGFSKQSLLLMKLISLVYDNKISVPLYQENEAPQGTSNQVYLNQYLANMLNSAFPHLTSEQITSFLSALTKQYKDLVVFKGTLRDFLVQIKEVGGDPTDYLFAEDKENALLEQNRIEREKAAKIGGLLKPSELDD is encoded by the coding sequence ATGGAAGgaattttgaatttttctaaCGAATTAGACATTACTTTACTAGATCAGGTGGTCACCACCTTCTACCAGGGTTCTGGTGTTCAGCAGAAACAAGCTCAGGAGATTCTGACCAAATTTCAAGACAATCCTGATGCTTGGCAAAAAGCTgatcaaattcttcaattctcGACAAATCCGCAATCGAAATTTATTGCCCTATCCATCCTTGATAAATTGATTACTAGAAAATGGAAGTTGTTGCCGAATGATCATAGAATTGGTATCAGAAactttgttgttggtaTGATTATTTCTATGTGCCAGGATGACGAAGCGTTCAAAACACAAAAGAACCTCATTAATAAGTCTGATTTAACTTTAGTGCAAATCCTGAAACAGGAATGGCCTCAAAATTGGCCGGAGTTTATTCCAGAACTGATTGGTAGTTCAAGCTCTTCTGTTAACGTTTGCGAAAACAACATgatcattttgaaattgttatCAGAAGAAGTCTTCGATTTCTCTGCAGAACAAATGACTCAAGCTAAAGCTTTACACTTGAAAAACTCAATGTCAAAGGAATTCGAGcagattttcaaattatgCTTTCAAGTCTTAGAACAAGGTTCTTCTACTTCTTTAATAGTAGCTACCTTGGAGTCTTTATTGAGATATTTGCATTGGATTCCTTACCGTTACATTTACGAGACGAACATTTTAGAACTATTGAGTACCAAATTTATGACTTCTTCTGATACAAGAGCCATCACATTGAAATGTTTAACTGAAGTGTCAAACTTAAAAATCCCACAAGATAATGATTTGATAAAAAGACAAACtgtacttttctttcaaaacacTTTACAACAAATTGCCACAAATGTCATGCCTGTTACAGCTGATTTGAAGGCCACCTATGCAACGGCCAATGGTAATGATCAGTCCTTCCTACAAGATCTGGCAATGTTTTTAACCACTTTTCTGGCACGCAATAGAGTTCTATTGGAAARCGATGAATCTCTAAGGGAACTTTTATTAAACGCACATCAATACTTGATCCAATTATCTAAAATCGAAGAAAGAGAGCTGTTTAAGACGACTTTGGACTACTGGCACAATTTAGTAGCAGATTTGTTTTATGAAGTTCAACGTTTACCTGCAACCGAAATGAGTCCATTGATACAATTATCAGTCGGTTCACAAGCCATATCGACTGGATCTGGTGCTTTGAACCCTGAATACATGAAGAGATTCCCCTTAAAAAAGCACATTTATGAAGAAATTTGTTCACAGTTGAGATTGGTTATCATTGAAAACATGGTGAGACCAGAGGAAGTTTTAGTTGTCGAGAATGATGAAGGGGAAATTGTTAGAGAATTCGTCAAAGAATCAGATACCATCCAATTATACAAATCCGAAAGAGAAGTCCTTGTATATTTAACCCACTTAAATGTTATTGATACTGAAGAAATCATGATCAATAAATTGGCAAGACAAATTGATGGTTCAGAATGGTCATGGCATAATATCAACACCTTGTCTTGGGCTATTGGTTCCATCTCTGGTACAATGAGCGAAGACactgaaaaaagatttgTGGTTACTGTTATAAAAGATTTATTGGATTTGACcgtgaagaaaagaggtAAAGATAACAAAGCTGTTGTTGCATCGGACATCATGTACGTGGTGGGTCAATACccaagatttttgaaagctCACTGGAATTTCCTAAGAACAGTTATTTTAAagctttttgaattcatgCATGAAACCCACGAGGGTGTTCAAGATATGGCATGTGATACATTCATCAAGATTGTTCAGAAATGTAAGTATCATTTTGTTATTCAACAACCCCGTGAATCTGAACCATTCATCCAAACAATAATTAGCgatattcaaaagacaaCTGCTGATCTGCAGCCGCAACAGGTTCATACTTTTTACAAAGCTTGTGGTATCATCATCTCCGAAGAACGAAACGTGGCGGAAAGAAACAGGCTATTAAGTGATTTGATGCAGCTGCCAAATATGGCTTGGGACACTATAGTAGAACAATCCACTGCAAACCCAGCATTACTATTAGATTCGGAAACCGTCAAAATTATCGCAAATATTATAAAGACGAACGTCGCTGTTTGCTCTTCAATGGGTGCAGATTTTTACCCTCAATTAGGCCACATTTATTACAACATGCTTCAATTATACAGAGCTGTTTCCTCAATGATTTCTTCTCAAGTGGCTAGCGATGGCTTGATTGCCACAAAGACACCAAAGGTTCGTGGTCTGAGAACaattaagaaagaaattttgaaacttgTTGAAACTTACATATCTAAGGCCAGAAATTTGGATGATGTCGTAAAAGTGTTAGTAGAACCACTATTGAATGCCGTTTTAGAAGACTATATGAATAATGTTCCAGATGCAAGAGATGCTGAAGTACTAAACTGTATGACCACAGTGGTAGAAAAAGTAGGTCACATGATTCCACAAGGTGtcattttgattttacaaagtgtttttgaatgtACTTTGGATATGATCAACAAAGACTTTACAGAATACCCTGAGCATCGTGTAGAATTTTACAAGTTACTAAAAGTCATCAACGAGAAATCCTTTACTGCATTTTTAGAACTACCTCCCGCCGCATTCAAATTATTTGTTGATGCTATTTGTTGGGCATTCAAGCATAACAACAGAGATGTTGAAGTTAACGGTTTGCAAATTGCATTGGACTTGgtcaaaaatattgaaagaATGGGTGCCGTCCCATTTGCTAATGAATTCTACAAGAATtatttcttcgtttttgtCAGCGAAACATTTTTTGTGTTAACGGATTCTGATCACAAGTCCGGGTTTTCCAAGCAATCGTTGTTATTAATGAAGTTAATTTCATTAGTTTACGACAACAAGATATCTGTACCActttatcaagaaaatgaagcaCCACAAGGTACTTCAAATCAAGTTTACTTGAACCAATATTTGGCTAACATGCTAAATAGCGCATTCCCTCACTTAACATCCGAACAAATTACAAGTTTCTTGTCTGCATTGACTAAACAATACAAAGACTTAGTGGTTTTCAAGGGTACATTAAGAGACTTCTTAGTACAAATCAAAGAAGTAGGAGGTGACCCCACGGATTACTTGTTTGctgaagataaagaaaatgccTTATTGGAACAGAATAGAatagaaagagaaaaggcTGCCAAGATCGGTGGGTTACTAAAACCTTCTGAACTTGACGACTAG
- the TOS2 gene encoding Tos2p, whose amino-acid sequence MSSHYHHTTNASSWKRDAVLDKSRTSFTFLQRNAECTGSDCKVSKNSSSNVTVAVAVAVPVGAIIILLSVVLVLVYRRSKKETLMQDLDPNFEGDLYYLPKMDSSINSANSEGNSTERRYIYGSYDDYLQPSTDKALSFKDYVKRIHDRAPSAYNIASLASRNISKASVVSKQTGLPGRVSLRSIKNLEATANVPSLGPNDEKKNSGQKCDNTSSSSFEKNLKTSNDSRLELGQASGGDPEPQLLKDDGESIDRIRSIYNIYFERSSSSIRTSVASSLRRGSIVITTTEQNPDKNFQNDTTLADQGPLEATDAKETDSGSTCNDDYEDVTDYLQAPASQKITHIPSSVYSEMPFKDKNIAEPFLSTKFSPPNATSTRIASSIYSELPAKGQLYSAKLPVRVPPLEVLAHPPPNYSQQYRQYRPKGHDQEKNNYYYSHSPSSLEHPQNFENIGELPTPTRLAYSTSSHSLTSFKGSLTPSHALKHVTTARLNGTALNPMDHPEMFYNTPTEASSAASLSKQSCIPLPYQLRQSVVMTNPSDLSIKTRYKPAGSLGHLIRAQQLPSSPSTITTPMSLSQQRSTVPTLINVRVSGLLDDSDVLQPPNGDGILPFTASVEDLRKQLGTPHKYEMTS is encoded by the coding sequence ATGTCCAGTCATTACCATCACACAACTAATGCCTCTTCGTGGAAAAGAGACGCTGTACTAGACAAATCTCGCACATCATTTACGTTTCTTCAGAGAAACGCTGAGTGCACAGGATCCGACTGCAAGGTGTCTAAAAACTCTTCTTCGAACGTCACTGTTGCTGTGGCAGTAGCAGTTCCCGTCGGTGCTATTATTATACTACTGTCCGTCGTTTTAGTGCTTGTGTATAGGagaagcaagaaagaaacattGATGCAGGATTTGGACCCAAATTTTGAAGGTGATCTATACTACTTGCCAAAAATGGATTCGTCCATCAATTCTGCAAACTCAGAGGGAAATTCCACCGAAAGAAGGTATATTTACGGCTCTTACGATGACTACTTGCAACCGTCAACAGACAAAGCGCtatctttcaaagattaTGTGAAGAGAATTCACGACCGAGCCCCCTCCGCTTATAACATTGCCTCACTCGCTTCACGAAATATCAGTAAGGCATCCGTTGTCTCCAAGCAAACCGGACTTCCTGGCAGAGTCTCCCTGCGATCGATAAAGAACCTCGAGGCAACAGCGAATGTGCCATCTCTAGGCCCAAATgacgagaaaaaaaatagtggTCAAAAATGTGACAATACTTCAAGTTCTagttttgagaaaaatttaaagacCAGTAACGATAGCCGGCTTGAGTTGGGCCAGGCAAGCGGTGGTGATCCCGAGCCACAACTGTTGAAGGATGACGGAGAAAGTATAGACAGAATAAGAAGCATCTATAACATTTATTTCGAAAGAAGTAGCAGCTCAATACGTACTTCTGTGGCTTCTTCACTACGACGTGGTTCCATAGTAATTACTACAACAGAACAAAACCCAGATAAGAACTTCCAAAACGACACTACACTTGCTGATCAAGGCCCGTTAGAAGCCACAGATGCCAAAGAGACCGACTCCGGTTCAACGTGTAATGACGACTATGAAGATGTGACTGACTATCTGCAAGCTCCCGCTTCACAGAAGATTACACACATCCCATCCTCAGTATATTCAGAAATGCCTTttaaagacaaaaataTCGCCGAGCCATTCTTATCAACAAAGTTTTCTCCGCCCAATGCCACCTCAACGAGAATTGCCTCATCTATATACTCTGAACTGCCCGCAAAAGGACAACTTTACTCTGCAAAATTGCCTGTACGGGTTCCTCCACTGGAGGTTTTGGCTCATCCTCCTCCAAACTATTCACAACAATACCGCCAGTATCGACCAAAAGGTCACGaccaagagaaaaataattattattatagtCATAGCCCGTCATCATTAGAACATCCTCAAAATTTTGAGAATATCGGGGAGCTGCCAACGCCAACTCGATTAGCATATTCGACTTCCTCACATTCGCTTACTTCATTTAAAGGAAGCCTTACACCTTCACACGCACTGAAGCATGTGACCACTGCTAGACTCAACGGGACGGCTTTGAACCCGATGGACCATCCAGAAATGTTTTACAATACTCCTACGGAAGCATCTTCAGCAGCATCCTTATCAAAGCAATCGTGCATTCCTTTGCCATACCAACTAAGACAAAGTGTCGTTATGACAAACCCATCCGATCTTTCTATCAAAACACGTTATAAACCTGCGGGCTCTTTGGGCCATTTGATAAGGGCCCAACAGCTCCCCAGTAGCCCGTCCACTATCACTACTCCAATGTCTCTTTCACAGCAGCGGTCAACGGTGCCAACACTAATTAACGTTCGTGTGAGTGGGCTATTGGACGACTCTGATGTTTTACAACCTCCGAATGGGGATGGCATCCTACCTTTTACTGCCTCTGTAGAAGACCTAAGAAAGCAACTGGGCACACCGCATAAATACGAAATGACATCCTAA
- the HSV2 gene encoding phosphatidylinositol-3,5-bisphosphate binding protein HSV2, which produces MDVRQPIREATNNRRKPKFLSVSFNQDDSCFSVALENGFRIFNTDPLTNKLSKTFKDSLANQSRGTGIGYTRMLYRTNYIALIGGGKRPRHALNKLIIWDDLLQKETITLKFMSSIKDVFLSRIHIVVVLENTIEIFQFQTNPQRICPILDIPSNGSVDYVVCSSKHLQSQSSSHAQSKIVEIIAFPSNKCIGQVQIADLSQLKHNSQNPTESALLPTSIIKAHKNQIKLVRLNHQGTMVATCSVQGTLIRVFSTHNGTLIKEFRRGMDKADIYEMRFSPNGSKLAALSNKQTLHIFQIFETNNTETNSHDHSHDNGTSHPLKNYIPKGLWRPKYLDSVWSICNVHLKNPVFDAHRSANSNNAAHDDEFYKDRCKIGWCQDTNNQDQDDSLVLVWQNSGIWEKFVILEKEQEETSKTHYSLNESLRNSDSKPMHEATRWELVRESWREL; this is translated from the coding sequence ATGGATGTTCGTCAACCTATAAGAGAGGCCACCAATAACAGAAGGAAGCCGAAGTTTCTAAGCGTTTCGTTTAACCAAGATGATTCATGTTTCAGTGTAGCCTTAGAGAATGGATTCCGCATCTTCAATACTGATCCATTGACCAACAAGCTATCGAAGACGTTTAAGGACTCTTTGGCCAATCAGTCCAGGGGTACCGGAATAGGCTATACCCGGATGCTTTATCGTACAAACTACATTGCCCTGATCGGAGGTGGTAAGAGACCGAGGCATGCCCTAAATAAGCTAATCATTTGGGATGATCTTTTACAAAAGGAGACAATCACTTTGAAGTTTATGTCATCCATAAAGGACGTCTTCCTTTCAAGGATCCATATCGTAGTGGTGCTGGAGAACACCATAGAAatcttccaatttcaaacaaaCCCACAAAGAATCTGCCCCATTCTGGATATTCCTTCCAATGGGTCTGTAGACTATGTGGTCTGTAGCAGCAAACATCTTCAATCGCAGAGCTCATCGCATGCGCAGTCCAAGATTGTCGAAATCATCGCGTTTCCTTCAAATAAGTGTATAGGCCAAGTCCAGATAGCCGATCTATCACAATTAAAGCATAATTCTCAAAACCCAACGGAATCTGCACTTTTGCCTACATCCATCATCAAAGCCCATAAAAACCAAATCAAGTTGGTCAGATTGAACCATCAGGGCACCATGGTAGCCACATGTTCCGTCCAGGGCACCCTAATAAGAGTATTCAGTACTCACAATGGCACTCTGATCAAAGAGTTCAGAAGAGGCATGGACAAGGCAGACATTTACGAGATGCGTTTTAGCCCCAACGGTAGCAAATTGGCCGCATTGTCAAATAAGCAGACGTTAcatatctttcaaattttcgAAACGAACAATACTGAAACAAACTCGCATGACCATTCGCATGATAATGGCACAAGCCATCCCCTGAAGAATTATATACCGAAGGGTCTATGGAGACCCAAATATTTGGACTCCGTGTGGTCAATATGTAATGttcatttgaaaaatccagTGTTTGACGCTCATCGAAGTGCTAATAGCAATAACGCGGCACacgatgatgaattttATAAGGACAGGTGCAAGATTGGCTGGTGCCAAGATACCAACAATCAAGACCAGGACGATTCGTTGGTACTGGTGTGGCAAAACTCAGGGATATGGGAGAAATTTgtcattttggaaaaggaacaagagGAAACGTCCAAAACGCATTATTCACTAAATGAAAGTTTAAGAAACAGTGATTCGAAACCAATGCACGAAGCAACCAGATGGGAGTTGGTTAGAGAATCATGGAGAGAACTCTAG